A stretch of Castanea sativa cultivar Marrone di Chiusa Pesio chromosome 2, ASM4071231v1 DNA encodes these proteins:
- the LOC142626492 gene encoding chaperone protein dnaJ 49, with product MEGNKDEALRCVRIAEEAIASGDKERALKFIKIAQRLNQNLPADELLSACEKLDSGSPASSADKKVVTEDKSEFGPAKSDEGLNGERSYTEEHVELIRQIKRNKDYYDILGVEKNCAVEEIRRAYRKLSLKVHPDKNKAPGSEEAFKKVCKAFKCLSVSDSRRQYDQTGLVEEFEHNQQYNVRRRRRRTAHDLFDDDIDPDEIFRAFFGQGDMFRGSRVYRTRGMDGHQRENLQRGPSFFILLQLLPFLIIFLLAYLPFSEPDYSLHKNYSYQIPKMTEKHEVEFFVKSSAFENKYPLGSPARDNIEDNVIRDYKNMLGRYCHMELQRHHWNRNLPIPHCDKLRDFGVA from the coding sequence ATGGAGGGTAATAAGGATGAAGCATTGAGATGTGTTCGTATTGCTGAAGAAGCAATTGCATCTGGTGATAAAGAGCGTGCGCTGAAATTTATTAAGATTGCGCAACGCTTAAACCAGAATTTGCCAGCAGATGAGCTTTTGTCTGCGTGTGAGAAGCTTGATTCGGGTTCTCCTGCGTCTTCTGCAGATAAAAAAGTTGTCACTGAGGATAAGAGTGAGTTTGGTCCGGCGAAATCTGATGAGGGATTAAATGGGGAGCGCAGTTATACTGAAGAACATGTTGAATTGATTAGGCAGATTAAGAGGAATAAGGATTATTATGATATTCTTGGAGTGGAAAAGAATTGTGCGGTTGAGGAGATTAGGAGGGCATATAGGAAGTTGTCATTGAAAGTTCATCCTGATAAGAATAAGGCTCCTGGTTCTGAAGAGGCATTTAAGAAAGTATGCAAGGCGTTCAAGTGTTTAAGTGTAAGTGATTCAAGGAGACAGTATGATCAGACAGGTTTGGTTGAGGAATTTGAGCACAACCAGCAATACAATGTTAGGCGGAGAAGGAGGAGAACGGCACATGACTTGTTTGATGACGATATTGATCCTGATGAGATATTCAGGGCTTTTTTTGGTCAGGGAGACATGTTTCGAGGAAGCCGTGTTTATAGGACCAGAGGAATGGATGGTCATCAGAGGGAGAATTTGCAACGAGGACCTAGTTTTTTTATCCTCCTTCAATTATTGCCATTTCTGATAATTTTCTTGCTTGCATATCTGCCGTTTTCCGAGCCCGACTATTCTTTGCATAAGAATTACTCTTACCAGATTCCTAAGATGACTGAAAAACATGAAGTGGAATTTTTTGTCAAATCATCAGCGTTTGAGAATAAATATCCTCTTGGAAGTCCTGCCCGAGATAACATTGAGGACAATGTGATCAGGGATTACAAAAATATGCTTGGCCGCTACTGTCACATGGAGCTCCAGAGGCATCATTGGAATAGAAATCTGCCAATTCCTCACTGTGATAAGCTACGTGACTTTGGAGTAGCGTGA